One part of the Synergistaceae bacterium genome encodes these proteins:
- a CDS encoding TerB N-terminal domain-containing protein: MVYLVIGIVLFVAVGTLISQRSRHQSETSEVQPVLPGEGASTSAPASEAEVGDSVLLSPPTAAPPTIPEPSETKPAPPPAAPIPAPPSAPEEESIPLKPLLAAEPISSPSTLASATYSSAAPQALSSESPYGFGVSEETKLKSKPEPSLLRWSGRAGTIQVGELTLRGAVAYWSNGPSTTPEPSCIDITLPVEFSAEGADVFAAAEGASSYADMTPGQRGAYIRWLAGGRIQPPAHLSQPALWIFGLERRVLVDRLDVTMCIGEAFRLLPLLRWDALRLSLVKFITWMAAKAWLPEDQLMVFIRAIPQVPVEILNMLLRPYADAKLALPSLIAFTVMRASSIGMQNSGPAPSVPYSDELLTRFAAIYKSRCKGGIILTKPKHSAYVAYVPANPSLAGDKNAVGGVLELPDFFHDLTDFEPLVTAWRAFLKEVGPSLPQTSGAPQAEPPVTAIEEVEGRPDWPLFVQGLQGASPASSAGSEAEPAPYDWNNPAVTDLGALANLMGLGGEEASGGIPEPEAEPAADRPRPPKPPASDRKKIADAARLEGFMLLPDPGISGKEYHWEDPVTVVPVEPGTKISQDFNAAALLLEYASALTSPAAPEEATEWRKRLEERMDEYFSLSSDDHARLRALSAVLGRHAATPENLGECLGFWLSREQRAVVRDLLTGLTAMPGLTEERLKDFSRAICTSLELARDDPPPLSGEEPGTPLSPLELGLKTAEVLAGLFKKD, translated from the coding sequence GTGGTCTATCTGGTTATAGGAATTGTGCTCTTCGTCGCAGTGGGGACCCTGATTTCCCAGCGTTCGCGGCACCAGTCGGAAACCTCCGAGGTTCAGCCGGTCCTGCCCGGAGAAGGGGCTTCCACCTCCGCGCCTGCTTCGGAGGCAGAGGTTGGGGATTCCGTTTTGCTTTCGCCCCCGACGGCCGCCCCGCCGACAATCCCCGAGCCCTCTGAGACGAAGCCCGCTCCTCCACCGGCGGCCCCCATTCCGGCCCCCCCGTCTGCGCCGGAGGAAGAGAGCATCCCTCTGAAACCCCTTCTGGCGGCGGAACCGATAAGCTCACCCAGCACTCTGGCCTCGGCCACCTACTCGTCCGCGGCGCCTCAGGCGCTGTCCTCCGAGTCGCCCTATGGCTTTGGCGTTTCCGAGGAGACGAAGCTCAAATCGAAGCCCGAACCCTCCCTGCTGCGCTGGAGCGGGCGGGCGGGCACAATCCAGGTGGGAGAGCTGACGCTGCGGGGAGCTGTGGCCTACTGGTCCAACGGGCCCTCCACCACCCCGGAGCCCTCCTGCATCGACATCACCCTCCCCGTGGAATTTTCAGCGGAGGGAGCCGACGTTTTCGCCGCCGCCGAGGGAGCGTCCTCCTACGCCGACATGACGCCCGGGCAGCGGGGCGCGTACATCCGGTGGCTGGCGGGCGGGCGCATTCAGCCGCCGGCCCACCTGTCGCAGCCCGCGCTCTGGATCTTCGGTCTGGAGCGCCGCGTGCTGGTGGACCGGCTGGACGTCACCATGTGCATTGGAGAGGCCTTCCGGCTCCTGCCCCTGCTGCGATGGGACGCCCTGCGTCTGAGCCTCGTGAAGTTCATCACCTGGATGGCCGCGAAGGCCTGGCTGCCCGAGGATCAGCTGATGGTGTTCATCCGGGCCATTCCGCAGGTGCCCGTGGAAATCCTGAACATGCTTCTTCGCCCTTACGCCGACGCGAAACTCGCTCTCCCCTCCCTGATCGCCTTCACGGTCATGAGGGCCTCCTCCATTGGTATGCAGAACAGCGGCCCGGCCCCGTCGGTTCCCTATTCGGACGAGCTGCTGACCCGCTTCGCCGCCATCTACAAGTCGAGGTGCAAGGGCGGCATCATCCTCACGAAGCCGAAACACTCTGCCTACGTGGCCTACGTTCCGGCCAATCCCTCCCTGGCCGGAGACAAAAACGCCGTGGGGGGCGTTCTGGAGCTTCCGGACTTCTTCCACGACCTGACGGACTTCGAGCCTCTTGTCACAGCCTGGCGCGCCTTCCTGAAGGAGGTAGGGCCCTCTCTGCCTCAGACGTCCGGCGCGCCTCAGGCCGAACCTCCCGTTACCGCCATCGAGGAGGTCGAAGGCCGGCCCGACTGGCCGCTGTTCGTGCAGGGGCTTCAGGGCGCGAGTCCCGCGAGCTCCGCAGGTTCCGAGGCGGAGCCCGCGCCCTACGACTGGAACAACCCGGCCGTCACGGACCTGGGGGCCCTGGCGAACCTCATGGGCCTGGGCGGCGAAGAGGCGTCCGGCGGGATTCCGGAACCCGAGGCGGAGCCCGCCGCGGACCGGCCGCGACCTCCCAAACCTCCGGCGTCAGACCGGAAAAAAATTGCGGACGCCGCGCGACTGGAGGGTTTCATGCTTTTGCCCGATCCGGGAATCTCCGGAAAGGAATATCATTGGGAGGATCCTGTGACCGTGGTGCCTGTGGAGCCCGGGACGAAGATCTCTCAGGATTTCAACGCCGCCGCGCTGCTTCTGGAGTACGCCTCGGCCCTGACCTCCCCTGCCGCTCCGGAGGAGGCGACGGAGTGGCGAAAGCGCCTGGAGGAGCGGATGGACGAATATTTTTCCCTGTCCTCCGACGACCACGCAAGGCTCAGGGCCCTTTCCGCCGTGCTGGGACGCCACGCGGCCACCCCGGAAAATCTGGGAGAATGCCTGGGGTTTTGGCTCTCCCGGGAGCAGCGGGCCGTGGTGCGGGATCTTCTGACGGGTCTGACGGCCATGCCCGGACTGACGGAGGAGCGCCTTAAAGACTTTTCCAGAGCCATCTGCACCTCTCTGGAGCTGGCCAGAGACGATCCCCCGCCCCTCTCCGGCGAAGAACCCGGAACCCCTCTTTCGCCTCTGGAGCTGGGACTGAAGACGGCGGAGGTTCTGGCGGGCCTTTTCAAAAAAGACTGA